A genomic region of Alphaproteobacteria bacterium contains the following coding sequences:
- a CDS encoding aldo/keto reductase, with product MDVREVKGGAIPLVGYGTYPLTGDAAVRGVAAALEAGYRHIDTAQMYGNEAEVGRALAASGLARDAVFVTTKVLPGNYAPDRFAGTVAESLDALRLDRVDLLLLHWPNPAFSMEKTLELLLAEQDAGRARLVGVSNFEPADLDRAMAFTAGRIVNDQIEFHPLVDRSAEQAAAERHGISLTAYCPVARGAVAQEPILTAIGQAHGKTAAQVALRWAVQQGVIVVPKASSPAHIAANIDVFDFALDADEMARVGALRARNQRLVRVAGLSPTWG from the coding sequence ATGGACGTGCGCGAGGTCAAGGGCGGCGCGATCCCGCTGGTCGGCTACGGCACCTATCCGCTGACCGGCGATGCCGCCGTGCGCGGGGTCGCGGCCGCGCTTGAGGCCGGCTATCGCCACATCGATACCGCGCAGATGTACGGCAACGAGGCCGAGGTCGGCCGCGCGCTCGCCGCGTCGGGCCTGGCGCGCGACGCCGTTTTCGTCACCACCAAGGTGCTGCCGGGCAACTACGCGCCCGACAGATTTGCCGGCACGGTGGCGGAAAGCCTGGATGCGCTGCGGCTCGACCGGGTCGACCTGTTGCTGCTGCACTGGCCGAACCCGGCCTTTTCCATGGAGAAGACGCTGGAGTTGCTGCTCGCCGAGCAGGACGCCGGGCGGGCGCGGCTGGTCGGGGTGTCGAACTTCGAGCCGGCCGACCTCGACCGGGCGATGGCCTTCACCGCCGGCCGCATCGTCAATGACCAGATCGAGTTCCATCCGCTGGTCGACCGCTCCGCCGAGCAGGCGGCCGCCGAACGGCACGGCATCAGCCTGACCGCCTATTGTCCGGTCGCGCGCGGCGCGGTGGCGCAGGAGCCGATCCTGACCGCCATCGGCCAGGCGCACGGCAAGACCGCGGCCCAGGTCGCGCTGCGCTGGGCGGTGCAGCAGGGCGTGATCGTGGTGCCGAAGGCCAGCAGCCCCGCCCACATCGCCGCCAACATCGACGTCTTCGACTTTGCGCTCGACGCTGACGAGATGGCCAGGGTCGGCGCGCTTCGCGCCCGCAACCAGCGCCTGGTCCGCGTCGCCGGCCTGTCGCCGACCTGGGGCTGA
- a CDS encoding enoyl-CoA hydratase/isomerase family protein: MSATDQERHVALAIAGNRARILIDNPRKLNALAMPAIDQLDAALDAIEAAPGLRLVEITGSGERAFSAGGDVRQWSSLQPGEMARRWIRRGNRVFGRLAALDLPVICLLNGDALGGGLELALAADTRIAAAGIRLAAPEPVLGAVPGWLGCQRLVETVGPARARQLVLFGRSLTAEEALDWGLVDAVVPRDGLRAEADRLAEAVTARAPVAVALSKRLLRAAQGQETVETLYELAAARALASAGGREARAPSPRSARPALPTTWTEKGESDGRARGQGRRDPAGRLRHLSADRRCRRARGRGRA; this comes from the coding sequence GTGAGCGCAACCGACCAGGAGCGGCACGTCGCCCTCGCCATCGCGGGCAACCGCGCGCGCATCCTGATCGACAATCCGCGCAAGCTGAACGCGCTGGCGATGCCGGCGATCGACCAGCTCGACGCCGCCCTCGACGCCATCGAGGCCGCGCCCGGCCTGCGCCTGGTCGAGATCACCGGCAGCGGCGAGCGCGCCTTCTCGGCCGGCGGCGACGTCCGGCAATGGTCGTCGCTGCAGCCGGGCGAGATGGCGCGGCGCTGGATCCGCCGCGGCAACCGCGTGTTCGGCCGGCTGGCGGCGCTCGACCTGCCGGTGATCTGCCTGCTCAACGGCGACGCGCTCGGCGGCGGGCTGGAGCTGGCGCTGGCCGCCGACACCCGTATCGCGGCGGCGGGCATCCGCCTCGCCGCGCCGGAGCCGGTGCTCGGCGCGGTGCCCGGCTGGCTCGGCTGCCAGCGCCTGGTCGAAACCGTCGGGCCGGCGCGGGCGCGCCAGCTGGTGCTGTTCGGCCGCTCGCTGACGGCGGAGGAGGCGCTGGACTGGGGCCTGGTCGACGCGGTGGTGCCGCGCGACGGGCTGCGGGCGGAGGCCGACCGGCTGGCCGAGGCGGTGACGGCGCGCGCGCCGGTCGCCGTCGCCCTGTCGAAGCGGCTGCTGCGCGCCGCCCAGGGCCAGGAGACGGTGGAAACGCTGTATGAGCTGGCGGCGGCCCGGGCGCTGGCGTCGGCGGGCGGGCGCGAGGCGCGCGCGCCTTCGCCGAGAAGCGCCCGGCCCGCTTTGCCGACGACATGGACTGAGAAGGGGGAAAGCGATGGACGTGCGCGAGGTCAAGGGCGGCGCGATCCCGCTGGTCGGCTACGGCACCTATCCGCTGACCGGCGATGCCGCCGTGCGCGGGGTCGCGGCCGCGCTTGA
- a CDS encoding acyl-CoA dehydrogenase family protein — protein MALSEEHAQVRDMVRRFADDVIRPVAGELDAEERFPQAIYERMAALGLFGIGVPAELGGAGMDSLAYALVMEELSRGYASIADQCGLVELIATLLVRHGTDAQRDRYLGPTLRAERRCAYAITEAEAGSDVSGIRTAAARDGDGWRLNGGKLWIHNAPVCDFAMVLARTDKAAGKRGMSIFIVDRDLPGVSAGPKEHKMGQRASQVGALTFEDVRLPGDALLGEEGRGFHMMMSVLDKGRIGIAALAVGIAQAGLEAAVGYARTRRQFGQAIAEFQGLQWLLADMAKDIAAARLLVHDAADRYDRQDGASMACSIAKCFASDMAVAQTANAIQVFGGSGYIRGFEVERLYRDAKITQIYEGTNQIQRTIIARRLLEES, from the coding sequence ATGGCCCTGTCCGAGGAGCATGCCCAGGTCCGCGACATGGTGCGGCGCTTCGCGGACGACGTCATCCGGCCGGTCGCCGGCGAGCTCGACGCCGAGGAACGCTTCCCGCAGGCGATCTACGAGCGGATGGCCGCGCTCGGCCTGTTCGGCATCGGCGTGCCGGCCGAGCTTGGCGGCGCCGGCATGGACAGCCTGGCCTACGCGCTGGTGATGGAGGAGCTGTCGCGGGGCTATGCCTCGATCGCCGACCAGTGCGGGCTGGTCGAGCTGATCGCCACCCTGCTGGTCCGTCACGGCACCGATGCGCAGCGCGACCGCTATCTCGGCCCGACCCTGCGCGCCGAGCGCCGCTGCGCCTATGCGATCACCGAGGCGGAGGCCGGCTCGGACGTCTCCGGCATCCGCACCGCCGCGGCCCGCGACGGCGACGGCTGGCGGCTGAACGGCGGCAAGCTGTGGATCCACAACGCGCCGGTCTGCGACTTCGCCATGGTGCTGGCGCGCACCGACAAGGCGGCGGGCAAGCGCGGCATGTCGATCTTCATCGTCGACCGCGACCTGCCGGGCGTCTCGGCCGGGCCGAAGGAGCACAAGATGGGCCAGCGCGCCTCGCAGGTCGGCGCGCTGACCTTCGAGGACGTGCGGCTGCCCGGCGACGCGCTGCTGGGCGAGGAAGGGCGCGGCTTCCACATGATGATGAGCGTGCTGGACAAGGGCCGCATCGGCATCGCCGCGCTGGCGGTCGGCATCGCCCAGGCCGGGCTGGAGGCGGCGGTCGGCTATGCCCGGACCCGCCGCCAGTTCGGCCAGGCGATCGCCGAGTTCCAGGGCCTGCAGTGGCTGCTGGCCGACATGGCCAAGGACATCGCCGCGGCGCGCCTGCTGGTCCACGACGCGGCCGACCGCTACGACCGGCAGGACGGCGCCAGCATGGCCTGCTCCATCGCCAAGTGCTTCGCCAGCGACATGGCGGTGGCCCAGACCGCCAACGCGATCCAGGTGTTCGGCGGCAGCGGCTACATCCGCGGCTTCGAGGTGGAGCGGCTGTACCGCGACGCCAAGATCACCCAGATCTACGAGGGCACCAACCAGATCCAGCGCACGATCATCGCGCGCCGCCTGCTGGAGGAATCATGA
- a CDS encoding 3-ketoacyl-ACP reductase — translation MTADPIRPVALVTGAQRGLGRACAAALAARGFDLVLHALDPDEDLAACAADVAAAGGRWARVAGDIAEIGTHGALVDAAAGAFGRLDCLVNNAGVSVLARGDLLEVSPESYDRCQAVNARGTFFLTQAFARHLLAAPQPAAGHRSIVVISSVNAEAVALNRGEYCVSKAGAAMVARLFAVRLAEAGIGVYDIRPGIIRTEMTAPSTARYDAFFAAGGAPMPRWGEPGDVGRAVAAAAAGDLGYTVGQVLYIDGGLTVARF, via the coding sequence ATGACGGCGGACCCGATCCGGCCGGTCGCGCTGGTCACCGGCGCCCAGCGCGGGCTCGGCAGGGCCTGCGCCGCGGCCCTGGCCGCACGCGGCTTCGACCTGGTGCTGCATGCGCTCGACCCGGACGAGGATTTGGCGGCCTGCGCCGCCGACGTCGCGGCGGCCGGCGGCCGCTGGGCGCGGGTCGCCGGCGACATCGCCGAGATCGGCACCCACGGCGCGCTGGTCGATGCCGCCGCCGGCGCCTTCGGGCGTCTCGATTGCCTGGTCAACAATGCCGGCGTGTCGGTGCTGGCGCGCGGCGACCTGCTCGAGGTCTCGCCGGAAAGCTACGACCGCTGCCAGGCGGTCAATGCCCGCGGCACCTTCTTCCTGACCCAGGCCTTCGCCCGCCACCTGCTGGCCGCGCCGCAGCCGGCGGCCGGCCACCGCTCGATCGTCGTCATCAGCTCGGTCAACGCCGAGGCGGTTGCGCTCAACCGCGGCGAATACTGCGTCTCGAAGGCCGGCGCGGCGATGGTGGCCAGGCTGTTCGCGGTGCGGCTGGCCGAGGCCGGCATCGGCGTCTACGACATCCGTCCCGGCATCATCCGCACCGAGATGACGGCGCCGTCGACGGCCCGCTACGACGCCTTCTTCGCCGCCGGCGGCGCACCGATGCCGCGCTGGGGCGAGCCCGGCGACGTCGGCCGCGCGGTGGCGGCGGCGGCGGCGGGCGACCTCGGCTATACCGTCGGCCAGGTGCTGTACATCGACGGCGGCCTGACCGTCGCCCGTTTCTGA
- a CDS encoding choline dehydrogenase has protein sequence MFDYIIIGGGSAGCAMANRLTEMADVQVLLLEAGPTDRNRFIHMPVGFYKMTAGPLTWGYKTEPLAQGDGREMVYPQGRVIGGSSSINAMVFTRGNRYDYDTWAKDEGCTGWAYDDVLPYFRRSEDNERYSNDYHGVGGPLGVSDQISPHYLTKAFVRAAQEAGIPHNPDFNGARQEGCGIYQVTQRNARRCSTAVGYLRPAMQRPNLTVRTDCQVSRIVVENGRAVGVEFGQRGGTSSLVRAEREVIVAAGAIGSPKLLMLSGIGPADELKQVGVTPVHDLPGVGRNLQDHVDIYQIAQLNGPHSYDKHTRWHRQLAAGLQWMLFGSGPVTSNLAEGGVFWWADKDEPAPDIQMHFLPGAGLEAGVPPVDGYGCTLNSCHLRPRSRGTVKLRSANPADAPRVDPNFWAEEYDREMSLRGFELTREIMAQPALRKYVRGEHFPGPEARTREQLMAYARKYAKTDYHPVGTCKMGVDAMAVVDPQLRVRGLEGLRVCDSSIMPRLISSNTNAASIMIGEKASDLIRGNRVAAAA, from the coding sequence ATGTTCGATTACATCATCATCGGCGGCGGATCCGCCGGCTGCGCGATGGCCAACCGGCTGACCGAGATGGCCGACGTGCAGGTGCTGCTGCTCGAGGCGGGGCCGACCGACCGCAACCGCTTCATCCACATGCCGGTCGGCTTCTATAAGATGACCGCCGGCCCGTTGACCTGGGGGTACAAGACCGAGCCGCTGGCCCAGGGCGACGGCCGCGAGATGGTGTATCCGCAGGGCCGGGTGATCGGCGGCTCCAGCTCGATCAACGCCATGGTGTTCACCCGCGGCAACAGATACGACTACGACACCTGGGCGAAGGACGAGGGCTGCACCGGATGGGCTTATGACGACGTCCTGCCCTATTTCCGGCGCTCGGAGGACAACGAGCGCTATTCCAACGACTACCACGGCGTCGGCGGCCCGCTCGGCGTCTCCGACCAGATCAGCCCGCACTATCTGACCAAGGCCTTCGTGCGCGCGGCGCAGGAGGCCGGGATCCCCCACAACCCCGACTTCAACGGCGCGCGGCAGGAAGGCTGCGGCATCTACCAGGTCACCCAGCGCAACGCCAGGCGCTGCAGCACCGCCGTCGGCTACCTCCGGCCGGCGATGCAGCGGCCCAACCTGACCGTGCGCACGGACTGCCAGGTGAGCCGCATCGTGGTCGAGAACGGGCGCGCGGTCGGGGTCGAGTTCGGGCAGCGCGGCGGCACCTCCAGCCTGGTCCGCGCCGAGCGCGAGGTGATCGTCGCCGCCGGCGCGATCGGCTCGCCCAAGCTGCTGATGCTGTCGGGCATCGGGCCGGCCGACGAACTGAAGCAGGTCGGCGTGACCCCGGTGCACGACCTGCCCGGCGTCGGCCGCAACCTGCAGGACCATGTCGACATCTACCAGATCGCTCAGCTCAACGGCCCGCACAGCTACGACAAGCACACGCGCTGGCACAGGCAGCTGGCCGCCGGCCTGCAGTGGATGCTGTTCGGCAGCGGCCCGGTGACCTCGAACCTGGCCGAGGGCGGCGTTTTCTGGTGGGCGGACAAGGACGAGCCGGCGCCCGACATCCAGATGCACTTCCTGCCCGGCGCGGGGCTGGAGGCGGGCGTGCCGCCGGTCGATGGCTATGGCTGCACCCTGAATTCGTGCCACCTGCGCCCGCGCAGCCGCGGCACGGTCAAACTGCGCAGCGCCAACCCGGCCGACGCGCCGCGGGTCGACCCCAATTTCTGGGCAGAGGAATACGACCGCGAGATGTCGTTGCGCGGCTTCGAGCTGACGCGCGAGATCATGGCGCAGCCGGCGTTGCGCAAATACGTCCGCGGCGAGCATTTCCCGGGGCCCGAGGCCAGGACGCGCGAGCAGCTGATGGCCTATGCCCGCAAATATGCGAAGACCGACTATCACCCGGTCGGCACCTGCAAGATGGGCGTCGACGCCATGGCGGTGGTCGACCCGCAGCTCAGGGTGCGCGGGCTGGAAGGCCTGCGCGTCTGCGATTCCTCGATCATGCCGCGGCTGATCAGCTCCAACACCAATGCGGCCTCGATCATGATCGGCGAAAAGGCCAGCGACCTGATCCGCGGCAACCGGGTCGCGGCGGCGGCGTGA
- a CDS encoding ABC transporter permease — MQTRLSRDTMRQAMPIITLVVLVVIVGAFQPQFVNPQTLLGIASDTATLFVLGVGVTFVIMLGGIDLSIQAVASLASVLVALLLLPLGYLAFVVAIGVGAMVGLVTGMSHVVLRIPSFIASLAIGGVAAGAALLLSDAQAITLGETERIYTGWITGSVFGVPDEVVIGAIVLVAGTLVQRYTAFGRFSQAIGAGEPAAIAAGIRVGLHKVIAFVLSGAAAGLAGVILGGRLASGSPTLANQLLLPAIAAVIVGGTAITGGVGSIWRTLVGALIITVVRTGMTFLNVDIFIQQAVFGGMLIIAVALTIDRSKIPIVK, encoded by the coding sequence ATGCAGACGCGCTTGAGCCGCGACACCATGCGCCAGGCCATGCCGATCATCACGCTGGTCGTGCTGGTGGTGATCGTCGGCGCCTTCCAGCCGCAGTTCGTCAACCCGCAGACCCTGCTGGGCATCGCCTCGGACACCGCCACGCTGTTCGTGCTCGGCGTCGGCGTCACCTTCGTCATCATGCTTGGCGGCATCGACCTTTCGATCCAGGCGGTCGCCTCGCTGGCCAGCGTGCTGGTCGCGCTGCTGCTGCTGCCGCTGGGCTATCTCGCCTTCGTCGTTGCGATCGGGGTCGGCGCGATGGTCGGCCTGGTCACCGGCATGTCGCACGTCGTGCTGCGGATCCCGTCATTCATCGCCTCTCTGGCCATCGGCGGGGTGGCCGCCGGTGCCGCGCTGCTGCTGTCCGACGCCCAGGCGATCACGCTGGGCGAGACCGAGCGGATCTACACCGGCTGGATCACCGGCTCGGTGTTCGGCGTGCCGGACGAGGTGGTCATCGGCGCGATCGTACTGGTCGCCGGCACCCTGGTGCAGCGCTACACTGCCTTCGGCCGCTTCAGCCAGGCGATCGGCGCCGGCGAGCCGGCCGCCATCGCCGCCGGCATCCGCGTCGGCCTGCACAAGGTGATCGCCTTCGTGCTGTCGGGCGCTGCCGCCGGGTTGGCCGGGGTCATTCTCGGCGGGCGACTGGCCAGCGGCTCGCCGACGCTGGCCAACCAGCTGCTGCTGCCGGCGATCGCCGCGGTCATCGTCGGCGGCACCGCCATCACCGGCGGCGTCGGCAGCATCTGGCGCACCTTGGTCGGCGCGCTGATCATCACGGTGGTGCGCACCGGCATGACCTTCCTCAACGTCGACATCTTCATCCAGCAGGCAGTGTTCGGCGGCATGCTGATCATCGCGGTCGCGCTGACCATCGACCGCTCGAAGATCCCGATCGTCAAATAG
- a CDS encoding sugar phosphate isomerase/epimerase, whose translation MRDFGGPPALLSINTATLGYRWPLDRIIDAVARRGIGGVAPWRRELDAVPAARAGAQARALGLSVTGLCRGGMFPAATAAERRARIDDNRRAVAEAHDLDAACLVLVVGGLPEGSRDLAGARAMVADGIAAVLDDARAAAVPLAIEPLHPMYAADRACVNTLAQALDLCDALGTGVGVAVDAYHVWWDPDLASQLARAGDRILAYHVCDWLVPTRDLLLDRGMMGDGVIDLKALRALVEGAGYAGRSEVEIFSAENWWKRDPDEVLDVCVARHRTVV comes from the coding sequence ATGCGTGACTTCGGCGGTCCGCCGGCACTGCTGAGCATCAACACGGCGACGCTGGGCTATCGCTGGCCGCTCGACCGGATCATCGACGCCGTCGCCCGCCGCGGCATCGGCGGCGTCGCGCCGTGGCGGCGCGAGCTGGACGCGGTGCCGGCCGCCAGGGCCGGCGCGCAGGCCCGCGCGCTCGGCCTGTCGGTCACCGGCCTGTGCCGCGGCGGCATGTTCCCGGCGGCGACGGCGGCCGAGCGGCGCGCCCGCATCGACGACAACCGGCGGGCCGTAGCCGAGGCGCACGACCTCGACGCCGCCTGCCTGGTGCTGGTGGTCGGCGGGCTGCCGGAGGGCTCGCGCGACCTGGCCGGTGCGCGCGCCATGGTCGCCGACGGCATCGCGGCGGTGCTGGACGACGCGCGCGCCGCCGCCGTGCCGCTGGCGATCGAGCCGCTGCATCCGATGTACGCGGCGGACCGCGCCTGCGTAAACACGCTGGCCCAGGCGCTCGACCTCTGCGACGCGCTGGGCACGGGCGTCGGCGTCGCCGTCGACGCCTACCACGTCTGGTGGGACCCGGACCTGGCCAGCCAGCTCGCCCGCGCCGGCGACCGCATCCTCGCCTATCATGTCTGCGACTGGCTGGTGCCGACCCGCGACCTGCTGCTCGACCGCGGCATGATGGGCGACGGCGTGATCGACCTGAAGGCGCTGCGCGCGCTGGTCGAGGGCGCCGGCTATGCCGGCCGCAGCGAGGTCGAGATTTTCTCGGCCGAGAACTGGTGGAAGCGCGACCCGGACGAGGTGCTCGATGTCTGCGTCGCGCGCCACCGCACGGTGGTCTGA
- a CDS encoding sugar ABC transporter ATP-binding protein, giving the protein SLLPNLTVGQNIYLGAERRFATAGIIRWRDLYAAARRQLEKVHVDVDPASLTSDLGFATRQMVELAKALTLEELAEGHLVILLDEPTSVLEQADIDILFARVRELKVRASFVFVSHRLDEVLAISDRVYVMKDGAVVAELPAAGADTHRLHQLMVGRDRHAEYYRESAQRPFADNVVLSARGLGLKGHYQDVDFDLHEGEILGIAGVIGSGREEVCRTLFGFSRPSEGEIRIDGTPVRIASPSDAVRRRIGYIPRERRNEGLVLFLSVSANMTLANLKTVMRGGVIDHAKEASLAREWVERLHIRTPGIRALCLNLSGGNQQKVVLAKWMNARTRIVILDHPTRGLDVGAKEEVYDLVRAMSAEGIAVILIADTLEETIGLSHTILVMRDGRVTRRFDARPGAKPEQVELIEHMV; this is encoded by the coding sequence GCCGCCCGCCGCCAGCTGGAGAAGGTGCATGTCGACGTCGACCCGGCCAGCCTGACCTCGGACCTGGGCTTCGCCACCCGGCAGATGGTGGAACTGGCCAAGGCGCTGACGCTGGAGGAGCTGGCCGAGGGCCACCTGGTCATCCTGCTCGACGAGCCGACGTCGGTGCTGGAGCAGGCCGACATCGACATCCTGTTCGCCCGCGTGCGCGAGCTGAAGGTGCGGGCGTCGTTCGTCTTCGTCTCGCACCGGCTTGACGAGGTGCTGGCGATCAGCGACCGGGTCTATGTGATGAAGGACGGCGCGGTGGTGGCCGAGCTGCCGGCGGCGGGCGCCGACACCCACCGGCTGCACCAGCTGATGGTCGGCCGCGACCGCCATGCCGAGTATTACCGCGAATCGGCGCAGCGCCCATTCGCCGACAACGTGGTGCTGTCGGCGCGGGGCCTCGGCCTCAAGGGTCACTACCAGGACGTCGACTTCGACCTGCACGAGGGCGAGATACTCGGCATCGCCGGGGTGATCGGGTCCGGCCGCGAGGAGGTCTGCCGCACCCTGTTCGGCTTCAGCCGGCCGTCGGAAGGCGAAATCCGGATCGACGGAACGCCGGTACGGATCGCCAGCCCGTCGGACGCGGTGCGCCGGCGCATCGGCTACATCCCGCGCGAGCGGCGCAACGAGGGCCTGGTGCTGTTCCTGTCGGTCAGCGCCAACATGACGCTGGCCAACCTGAAGACCGTGATGCGCGGCGGCGTCATCGACCACGCCAAGGAGGCGTCGCTGGCCCGCGAATGGGTCGAGCGGCTGCACATCCGCACGCCGGGCATCCGCGCGCTCTGCCTCAACCTGTCGGGCGGCAACCAGCAGAAGGTGGTGCTGGCCAAGTGGATGAACGCGCGCACCCGCATCGTCATCCTCGACCATCCCACCCGCGGCCTCGACGTCGGCGCGAAGGAAGAGGTCTACGACCTGGTCCGGGCGATGTCGGCCGAAGGCATCGCGGTCATCCTGATCGCCGACACCCTGGAGGAGACGATCGGGCTGAGCCACACCATCCTGGTGATGCGCGACGGCCGCGTGACCCGGCGGTTCGACGCGCGCCCGGGCGCAAAGCCCGAGCAGGTCGAACTGATCGAGCACATGGTCTGA
- a CDS encoding TetR/AcrR family transcriptional regulator: protein MTDAPGKARRGGRTAAAKPDPAPAADEAGRPRARDAEATRARILQAALEEFAAKGLAGARVDEIAARAGINKRMIYVYFGNKERLFLAVLEEAYADIRASERQLHLADLAPRAAIERLVAFTWDYYLRHPGFLRLINSENLHKARHIKKSQRIREIHPPFISMVREVLDRGVASGDFRPGIDPNQLYISIAALGYYYLTNQYTLSVIYNRELGAPAALAERLDAILDMVLRYVLADPRAQLG from the coding sequence ATGACCGACGCGCCCGGCAAGGCGCGGCGCGGCGGCCGTACCGCGGCGGCGAAGCCGGACCCGGCACCGGCAGCCGACGAGGCCGGTCGGCCGCGGGCGCGCGATGCCGAGGCGACCCGCGCACGCATCCTGCAGGCCGCACTGGAGGAATTCGCCGCCAAGGGCCTGGCCGGCGCCCGGGTCGACGAGATCGCCGCCCGCGCCGGCATCAACAAGCGCATGATCTACGTCTATTTCGGCAACAAGGAGCGGCTGTTCCTGGCGGTGCTGGAGGAGGCCTATGCCGACATCCGGGCCAGCGAGCGGCAGCTGCATCTCGCCGATCTCGCCCCGCGCGCGGCGATCGAACGGCTGGTCGCCTTCACCTGGGACTACTACCTGCGCCACCCGGGCTTCCTGCGCCTGATCAATTCGGAGAACCTGCACAAGGCGCGGCACATCAAGAAATCGCAGCGCATCCGCGAGATCCATCCGCCGTTCATCAGCATGGTGCGCGAGGTGCTGGACCGCGGCGTGGCCAGCGGCGACTTCCGGCCCGGCATCGACCCGAACCAGCTCTACATCTCGATCGCGGCGCTGGGCTACTACTACCTGACCAACCAGTACACGCTGTCGGTGATCTACAACCGCGAACTGGGCGCGCCGGCGGCGCTGGCCGAGCGGCTGGACGCGATCCTCGACATGGTGCTGCGCTACGTGCTGGCGGACCCGCGGGCCCAGCTCGGCTGA
- a CDS encoding CoA-transferase: MKTKLRTAEDCVAAIPDGATVAISGSGGGLMEPDHLLAALEARFLATGHPRDLTAVHALGIGKVGAQGMNRLAHEGMVRRVIGGHWTWSPQMQALAREEKIEAYTLPAGAIMLLMREIGAGRPGLITHVGLNTFADPRHGGGACNARSTDPICELVEIGGRSYIRYLPFKVDFGILRGTQADPLGNVSCWHEAADIDARTVALAAHNSGGKVFAQVQAMAARGSVPARLVTVPGVLVDGVAVDPDQTQTHLGAYDPALWGEAGPRLGGKAPPGEGPEGIRRIIASRAADEIRAGASVNFGYGIPGGIPAILAERGLLDEIWITVEQGMHNGQLLDGSLFGAARYPDAIVSSVDQFDFYSGGGIDQAFLGMGEMDGEGNVNVSRLGRDVVGPGGFVDITQNAHTVVFCGAFEAKGVRYDPVEGGLRVAAPGAVPKLVDRVREITFSGANARATGQTVLYVTERAVFRLADKGVELIEVARGIDVRRDVLDRLGFAPIVARDPAPMDARHFAPPPVDSSHAA; the protein is encoded by the coding sequence ATGAAGACCAAGCTGCGTACGGCCGAGGACTGCGTCGCCGCGATTCCCGACGGCGCCACGGTGGCGATCAGCGGCTCCGGCGGCGGGCTGATGGAGCCGGACCACCTGCTGGCGGCGCTCGAGGCGCGCTTCCTCGCCACCGGCCATCCGCGCGACCTGACCGCGGTGCATGCGCTCGGCATCGGCAAGGTCGGGGCGCAGGGCATGAACCGCTTGGCGCACGAAGGGATGGTCCGCCGGGTCATCGGCGGCCACTGGACCTGGTCGCCGCAGATGCAGGCGCTGGCCCGCGAGGAGAAGATCGAGGCCTATACCCTGCCGGCGGGCGCGATCATGCTGCTGATGCGCGAGATCGGCGCCGGGCGGCCGGGCCTGATCACCCATGTCGGCCTCAACACCTTCGCCGACCCGCGCCATGGCGGCGGCGCCTGCAACGCGCGTTCGACCGACCCGATCTGCGAACTGGTCGAGATCGGCGGCCGCAGCTACATCCGCTACCTGCCGTTCAAGGTCGACTTCGGCATCCTGCGCGGCACCCAGGCCGATCCGCTCGGCAACGTCAGCTGCTGGCACGAGGCCGCGGACATCGACGCCCGCACGGTGGCGCTGGCCGCCCACAACAGCGGCGGCAAGGTGTTCGCCCAGGTGCAGGCGATGGCCGCGCGCGGCAGCGTGCCGGCGCGGCTGGTGACGGTGCCGGGCGTGCTGGTCGACGGCGTCGCGGTCGACCCGGACCAGACCCAGACCCACCTCGGCGCCTACGACCCGGCGCTGTGGGGCGAGGCGGGGCCGCGGCTGGGCGGCAAGGCGCCGCCGGGCGAGGGGCCCGAGGGCATCCGCCGCATCATCGCATCGCGCGCGGCCGACGAGATCCGGGCCGGCGCCAGCGTCAATTTCGGCTACGGCATCCCTGGCGGCATCCCGGCCATCCTGGCCGAGCGCGGGCTGCTCGACGAGATCTGGATCACGGTCGAGCAGGGCATGCACAACGGCCAACTGCTCGACGGCTCGCTGTTCGGCGCGGCGCGCTATCCCGACGCCATCGTCAGCTCGGTCGACCAGTTCGACTTCTATTCCGGCGGCGGCATCGACCAGGCCTTTCTCGGCATGGGCGAGATGGACGGCGAGGGCAACGTCAACGTTTCCCGGCTCGGCCGCGACGTGGTCGGGCCCGGCGGGTTCGTCGACATCACCCAGAACGCGCACACCGTGGTGTTCTGCGGTGCCTTCGAGGCCAAAGGCGTGCGCTACGACCCGGTCGAGGGCGGGCTGCGGGTGGCGGCGCCGGGCGCGGTGCCGAAGCTGGTCGACCGGGTGCGCGAGATCACCTTCTCCGGTGCCAACGCGCGCGCCACCGGGCAGACCGTGCTCTACGTCACCGAGCGCGCGGTGTTCCGGCTGGCCGACAAGGGGGTCGAGCTGATCGAGGTCGCCCGCGGGATCGACGTGCGCCGCGACGTGCTTGACCGGCTCGGCTTCGCGCCGATCGTCGCGCGCGACCCGGCGCCGATGGACGCGCGCCACTTCGCGCCGCCGCCGGTCGACAGCAGCCACGCCGCATGA